In Caldilineales bacterium, the following proteins share a genomic window:
- a CDS encoding energy-coupling factor ABC transporter ATP-binding protein → MKITIADVVFSYPSGVTALVGVSLEIGSSQAVAIVGENGAGKTTLVKHINGLLRPNNGRVTVGDWDTAAHSVAELAARVGYVFQNPDDQLFERSVRRELAFGPRNLGRSEADIQAGVDMALARTGLAEFAGVHPYDLSFSQRKWVALAAVLAMQTPVVILDEPTAGQDGRGIAALGRLVEELKAEGRTLVAISHDLDFVADHFPRLVVMADGGILADGPAAQVLAQTDLLRRAQVDPPQLARLSAALGLPGLPTGVEEFLAAVRER, encoded by the coding sequence ATGAAAATCACCATTGCCGATGTCGTCTTCAGCTATCCCAGCGGTGTGACCGCGCTGGTGGGGGTCAGCCTGGAGATAGGCAGCAGCCAGGCGGTGGCCATCGTCGGCGAGAACGGCGCCGGCAAGACCACCCTGGTCAAACACATCAACGGCCTGTTGCGACCCAACAACGGCCGGGTGACGGTGGGCGACTGGGATACGGCGGCGCATTCGGTGGCAGAACTGGCGGCGCGGGTGGGCTATGTCTTCCAGAATCCCGATGACCAGCTGTTCGAGCGCAGCGTGCGTCGCGAACTGGCCTTTGGCCCGCGCAACCTCGGCCGGAGCGAAGCCGACATCCAGGCGGGCGTGGACATGGCCCTGGCGCGCACAGGTTTGGCGGAGTTCGCCGGCGTCCATCCCTACGATCTTTCCTTTTCCCAGCGCAAATGGGTGGCTCTGGCGGCCGTTCTGGCCATGCAGACGCCTGTCGTCATCCTCGACGAACCGACCGCCGGCCAGGATGGTCGCGGCATCGCCGCCCTAGGCAGGCTGGTGGAAGAACTGAAAGCCGAAGGCCGCACCCTCGTCGCCATTTCCCATGACCTCGATTTCGTCGCCGACCACTTCCCCCGGCTGGTGGTGATGGCCGATGGCGGCATCCTGGCCGATGGCCCCGCCGCCCAGGTCCTGGCCCAAACCGACCTCCTCCGCCGGGCGCAGGTCGATCCCCCCCAACTCGCCCGTCTGTCCGCCGCCCTCGGCCTGCCCGGCCTCCCCACCGGGGTCGAGGAGTTCCTGGCGGCAGTGCGAGAGAGATAG
- a CDS encoding Rid family detoxifying hydrolase: MAKEIIYSDEAPKSLAGYSQAVKAGGLIFVSGQGPFDPKTGEVVGTTIQAQTRQCLSNIRAILHAAGSSLDKAVSATWILGEESDFAGMNEEWGRWFPKDPPARQGAKLAIHPRGMKISIALVAEA, encoded by the coding sequence ATGGCAAAAGAAATCATTTACAGCGATGAAGCCCCCAAGTCTCTGGCAGGATACAGCCAGGCCGTGAAAGCGGGTGGGCTTATCTTCGTATCGGGTCAGGGACCTTTCGACCCCAAGACGGGCGAAGTCGTCGGCACGACCATCCAGGCGCAAACAAGGCAGTGTCTATCGAACATCCGAGCAATCTTGCATGCGGCTGGCAGTTCTCTTGACAAGGCCGTTAGCGCCACCTGGATACTCGGTGAAGAAAGCGACTTCGCCGGTATGAACGAGGAATGGGGAAGGTGGTTTCCGAAGGACCCGCCTGCTCGCCAGGGCGCGAAACTCGCCATTCATCCCAGAGGCATGAAGATTTCCATTGCGCTTGTCGCCGAAGCCTGA
- a CDS encoding ester cyclase, translating to MNAFLPHPLNSLIDAWNAHDSERVSSFYAADFVGVDLSQSQLVLEGMAGLHRLLASAWRAFPDLELIPEEMIVDCDRIAVFWLVQGTHQGRLLNIPPTGRKVQWRGVSWLTWRDDKIEKATYLWDLAGLLRSLGLLPDL from the coding sequence ATGAACGCCTTTCTCCCCCACCCCCTCAACAGCCTGATCGACGCCTGGAACGCGCACGATAGCGAACGCGTGTCATCGTTCTATGCGGCCGATTTCGTGGGCGTCGATCTATCGCAATCGCAGTTGGTTCTGGAAGGGATGGCCGGCCTCCATCGCCTGTTGGCGTCGGCCTGGCGGGCTTTTCCTGATCTGGAACTGATTCCCGAAGAAATGATCGTCGACTGCGATCGTATTGCCGTTTTCTGGTTAGTCCAGGGCACCCACCAGGGTCGCCTGCTGAACATCCCTCCCACGGGGCGAAAGGTACAGTGGCGGGGCGTCAGTTGGCTGACCTGGCGAGACGATAAGATCGAGAAGGCAACCTACCTTTGGGATCTGGCGGGCTTGCTGCGCTCGTTGGGGCTGCTGCCCGATCTCTGA
- a CDS encoding carbohydrate kinase family protein, whose amino-acid sequence MPHTLIVLNDLIADLSMRISRFPIAAKDLPKLSYIELGPGAACNVAIMAARLGLRVLCLGEVGSDRFGQVVREGLNQEGIDASHLIHLPQTTTPVAGVVVDEATEPAYLGYPGHLQLTELPSSWRTVIGGAQALFTDGWAEHEGVAAIGLEGLRAAAEAGVPTFFDPGPGNPAIDNGWHRQAVGLATVVLVNEEEAQRLTGEADGLAAAQALLDMGCRWAVVKRGPAGSLMVTREGMALSPGFPVAAVDATGAGDSLAAAVVYGYLHGMKLDALATLANATGAAKVQKRGTGHNMPTVSEIGAILSRFGLPIAGLPLPP is encoded by the coding sequence ATGCCTCACACCCTTATCGTCCTCAACGACCTCATCGCCGACCTGAGCATGCGCATTTCCCGCTTTCCTATTGCGGCCAAAGACCTGCCCAAGCTCAGCTACATCGAACTTGGGCCTGGCGCGGCCTGCAACGTGGCCATCATGGCGGCGCGGCTGGGGCTGCGCGTCCTCTGCCTGGGCGAGGTGGGCAGCGACCGCTTCGGGCAGGTGGTGCGCGAAGGTCTGAACCAGGAAGGGATCGACGCCAGCCACCTCATCCATCTGCCCCAAACCACCACACCGGTGGCAGGCGTGGTGGTGGATGAGGCTACCGAACCGGCCTATCTGGGCTACCCCGGCCATCTTCAGTTGACCGAACTCCCTTCTTCCTGGCGCACGGTCATCGGCGGCGCTCAGGCGCTCTTCACCGACGGTTGGGCCGAGCACGAAGGCGTGGCGGCCATCGGGCTGGAGGGGCTGAGGGCCGCGGCAGAAGCAGGCGTCCCCACATTCTTCGACCCTGGCCCTGGCAACCCGGCCATCGATAACGGCTGGCACCGCCAGGCGGTGGGCCTGGCGACGGTCGTGCTGGTCAACGAGGAGGAGGCGCAAAGGCTGACCGGCGAGGCCGACGGGCTGGCCGCGGCCCAGGCGCTGCTAGACATGGGCTGCCGGTGGGCGGTGGTCAAACGCGGCCCTGCCGGGAGTCTGATGGTCACCAGAGAGGGGATGGCCCTGTCGCCGGGCTTTCCGGTGGCGGCGGTGGATGCGACAGGCGCCGGGGATAGCCTGGCCGCGGCGGTGGTCTACGGCTATCTGCACGGCATGAAGCTGGACGCCCTGGCGACGCTGGCCAATGCCACCGGCGCCGCCAAAGTCCAAAAACGGGGCACCGGCCACAACATGCCCACCGTGAGCGAGATCGGCGCCATCCTATCTCGCTTTGGCCTGCCCATAGCGGGGTTGCCCTTGCCACCCTGA
- a CDS encoding carbamoyltransferase, which translates to MYILGVSCFYHDAAAALLHDGDLVAASEEERFSRKKHDSGFPKHAIEFCLRQAGITAADLDYVVFYEKPLLKFDRILRSSLATFPRSWLLFRESLITWMNEKLWIRALLQEELPDVATERFLFVEHHLSHAASAFFASPFEEAAIVTIDGVGEWTTTAIGKGTATWDGQGQNRIDLTQEIRFPHSLGLLYSAFTAYLGFRVNNGEYKVMGMAPYGEPRYVDRVEKLVQTGDDGSFWLDMDYFEFQYSPLRTFSDRFIQLFGPPRTSESEFYTFTTHPQRDHPAWNEDKAKTNQHYADIAASIQHVTEEMMLKLARHAHAVTGSKNLCMAGGVALNSVGNGRIQREGPFEHVYIQPAAGDSGGALGAALYAHHVLLGQPRRFVMEHAYWGESFDDDAIQRFLTENGIRHQAASEERIVGEVVETLLRGEVVGLYQGRSEWGPRALGNRSILADPRRAEMKEIVNTKIKFREPFRPFAPVVIEDAARDYFQLGAPDREYLPRFMLTVAPVHPDKWEVIPATTHIGGSGRLQTIRRQHNPRYFDIVAAFGQATGVPVVLNTSFNLRGEPMVNTPANAYNTFSNSGIDLLVLGGYLVRK; encoded by the coding sequence ATGTACATACTCGGCGTTTCTTGTTTCTACCACGATGCAGCGGCGGCGCTGCTGCACGATGGCGATCTGGTGGCGGCCTCGGAAGAAGAACGCTTCAGCCGCAAAAAACACGATTCCGGCTTCCCCAAGCACGCCATCGAATTTTGCTTGCGCCAGGCCGGGATCACCGCCGCCGACCTGGACTACGTCGTCTTCTACGAGAAGCCGCTGCTCAAATTCGACCGCATCCTGCGCAGCAGCCTGGCCACCTTCCCGCGCTCGTGGCTGCTGTTCCGCGAGTCGCTCATCACCTGGATGAACGAGAAGCTGTGGATCCGGGCGCTGCTGCAAGAAGAACTGCCGGATGTGGCCACCGAGCGGTTTCTGTTCGTCGAGCATCACCTTTCTCACGCCGCCAGCGCCTTCTTCGCCTCGCCGTTCGAGGAGGCGGCCATCGTCACCATCGACGGCGTGGGCGAGTGGACGACGACGGCGATCGGCAAGGGCACAGCCACCTGGGACGGCCAGGGCCAGAACCGCATCGATCTGACGCAGGAAATCCGCTTCCCGCACTCGCTCGGCCTGCTCTACTCGGCCTTCACTGCCTATCTGGGCTTTCGCGTCAACAACGGCGAATACAAAGTCATGGGCATGGCCCCCTACGGCGAGCCGCGCTATGTCGATCGGGTGGAAAAACTGGTGCAGACGGGCGACGATGGCTCGTTCTGGTTGGACATGGACTATTTCGAGTTCCAATACTCGCCCCTGCGCACCTTCAGCGACCGCTTCATCCAGCTCTTCGGCCCCCCGCGCACCTCGGAATCCGAATTCTACACCTTCACCACCCACCCCCAGCGCGACCATCCCGCCTGGAACGAAGACAAGGCCAAAACCAACCAGCACTACGCCGACATCGCCGCCAGCATCCAGCATGTGACCGAAGAGATGATGCTCAAGCTGGCGCGGCATGCCCATGCCGTCACTGGCAGCAAGAACCTGTGCATGGCGGGCGGCGTCGCCCTCAACTCGGTGGGCAATGGCCGCATCCAGCGCGAGGGGCCGTTCGAGCATGTCTACATCCAGCCGGCCGCCGGTGATAGCGGCGGCGCCCTGGGCGCGGCCCTTTATGCTCACCACGTCCTGCTCGGCCAGCCCCGGCGCTTTGTGATGGAGCACGCCTACTGGGGCGAGAGCTTCGACGACGACGCCATCCAGCGCTTCCTGACCGAAAACGGCATCCGCCACCAGGCCGCCAGCGAGGAGCGCATCGTCGGCGAGGTGGTGGAAACGCTGTTGCGCGGCGAGGTAGTGGGGTTGTATCAAGGCCGGTCGGAGTGGGGGCCGCGGGCCTTGGGCAATCGCTCCATCCTGGCCGACCCGCGCCGGGCGGAGATGAAAGAGATCGTCAACACCAAGATCAAATTCCGCGAGCCATTCCGCCCCTTCGCCCCGGTCGTGATCGAAGACGCCGCCCGCGACTACTTCCAGCTTGGCGCGCCCGACCGCGAATATCTCCCCCGCTTTATGCTCACGGTGGCCCCCGTCCACCCCGACAAGTGGGAAGTGATCCCGGCCACCACCCACATCGGCGGCAGCGGCCGCTTGCAGACCATCCGCCGCCAACACAACCCCCGCTACTTCGACATCGTCGCCGCCTTTGGCCAGGCCACCGGCGTGCCCGTGGTACTGAACACCAGCTTCAACCTGCGCGGCGAGCCGATGGTCAACACCCCGGCCAACGCCTACAACACCTTCAGCAACAGCGGCATCGATTTGCTGGTATTGGGTGGTTATTTGGTTAGAAAGTAG
- a CDS encoding RecX family transcriptional regulator, producing the protein MSGTITRLLLQQKHRQRVNVYLDGVYAFALPDTEAARLKIGQHLSDDDISRLRHTDDEARAFDKAARLLASRPRAQAEIETQLRQAGFSPETIAQAIAHLQAQGYVDDASFVQWWIDNRGRFSPRSQAALRQELLQKGVDRSLIDQALAPLDASAQALAAARPRAERWRLLPRPEFYKKMVGFLQRRGFDYATARSVCDQLWQEQGHDRSDDLPPDDLL; encoded by the coding sequence ATGAGCGGAACCATCACCCGCCTCCTCCTTCAACAAAAGCATCGCCAACGCGTCAACGTCTACCTGGATGGCGTCTATGCCTTTGCCCTGCCCGACACCGAGGCCGCCCGCCTCAAGATCGGGCAGCACCTGAGCGATGACGACATCAGCCGGCTGCGGCACACGGATGACGAAGCCCGCGCCTTCGACAAAGCCGCCCGGCTGCTGGCCTCCCGACCCCGTGCGCAGGCCGAGATCGAGACGCAGCTGCGGCAGGCCGGGTTCAGCCCCGAAACCATCGCTCAGGCCATCGCCCATTTGCAAGCGCAAGGCTATGTCGATGACGCCAGCTTCGTGCAATGGTGGATCGACAACCGTGGCCGCTTCAGTCCCCGCAGCCAGGCCGCCCTGCGCCAGGAATTGCTGCAAAAGGGCGTCGATCGCAGCCTGATCGACCAGGCTCTGGCCCCCCTGGACGCTTCGGCTCAAGCCCTGGCTGCAGCCCGGCCCCGCGCCGAACGCTGGCGCCTGCTGCCCCGGCCGGAGTTCTACAAAAAGATGGTCGGCTTTCTCCAGCGCCGGGGGTTCGACTACGCCACGGCCCGCTCGGTTTGCGACCAGCTCTGGCAAGAGCAGGGCCACGACCGCTCCGACGACCTCCCCCCTGACGACCTCCTCTGA
- a CDS encoding ATP-binding protein — MSSRLASRLSAARRAIFVGRVDEQTLFTDALAAPELPFFVLYFHGPGGVGKTTLLRVLADLAEQSSIPTAQIDGRTLDASPEGFEDALCTAMQLDPGDTPAQAMARQPGRFALFIDTYELLAPLDGWLRDRFLPGLPENVLVVLAGRTPPSGAWQSDGGWRSLLRVVSLRNLSPNESLSLLAKRGVPLEQHPVVLEFTHGHPLALALVADAFAQRSDFVFQPEQSPDIVKTLLEQFVQKAPGPAHRAALEASALVRVMTETLLAEMLTLPHDPATASDDASHELFDWLRGLSFIESRPGGLYPHDLARDALAADLRWRNPDWYATLHSRARAYYTRRINQTSGEAQQRALLDLVYLHRDNPAVRPFYDWQVSGGALSTAMQESDAPELVQLTARHEGEASAGLAAYWFRRFPSGARLWRDVRGQLAGYLSFIPLHETTEADLAADHAIAAAWQFLQQRAPLRSGESVLYFRFWMAAESYQAVSPIQSLIFINIVRHYLTTPSLAYTFFPCADPEFWAMVLGYADLHRLTEVDFEVGGRRFGVYGHDWRVRPPLAWLALLAEREVAAQPQADAPPEPAPALVVLSRPGFEAAVQEALRFFARPDRLAGNPLLRARLVVADGALVGDGPRSERLRQRIQAAAEMLKATSRDEKLYRALDRTYFHPAPTQEAAAEILDLPFSTYRRHLKAGMTEITEILWQWEIGAG, encoded by the coding sequence ATGTCTTCTCGCCTCGCCAGCCGCCTGAGCGCGGCCCGCCGCGCCATCTTCGTCGGTCGCGTCGATGAACAGACCCTGTTCACCGACGCTCTGGCCGCGCCCGAACTGCCCTTCTTCGTCCTCTACTTCCACGGACCCGGCGGCGTGGGCAAGACGACCCTCCTGCGCGTCCTGGCCGACCTGGCCGAACAGTCGAGCATCCCCACAGCCCAGATCGATGGCCGCACGCTCGACGCCTCGCCCGAAGGCTTCGAAGACGCCTTGTGCACCGCCATGCAGCTCGACCCCGGCGATACGCCCGCCCAGGCCATGGCCCGCCAGCCCGGCCGCTTTGCGCTCTTCATCGACACCTACGAGCTTCTCGCCCCCCTGGATGGCTGGCTGCGCGACCGCTTCTTGCCCGGCCTGCCCGAAAATGTCCTCGTGGTATTGGCCGGCCGCACGCCTCCCTCTGGCGCCTGGCAGAGCGATGGCGGCTGGCGCTCGTTGTTGCGCGTCGTCTCATTGCGGAACCTCAGCCCCAACGAAAGCCTGAGCCTGCTGGCAAAGCGGGGAGTGCCCCTCGAACAGCACCCGGTCGTGCTCGAATTCACCCACGGCCATCCCCTGGCTCTGGCGCTGGTGGCCGATGCCTTTGCTCAGCGCAGCGACTTCGTCTTTCAGCCTGAGCAAAGCCCTGACATCGTCAAGACCCTGCTCGAACAGTTCGTGCAGAAGGCGCCGGGGCCGGCCCACCGCGCCGCGCTCGAGGCCAGCGCCCTGGTGCGGGTGATGACCGAGACCCTGCTGGCGGAGATGCTCACGCTGCCGCATGATCCTGCCACGGCCAGCGACGATGCCAGCCATGAGTTGTTCGACTGGTTGCGTGGTCTTTCCTTCATCGAATCTCGTCCCGGCGGACTCTATCCGCACGACCTGGCCCGCGACGCCCTGGCCGCCGATCTGCGCTGGCGCAACCCCGACTGGTATGCCACGCTCCACAGCCGGGCGCGCGCCTACTACACTCGCCGCATCAACCAGACCAGCGGCGAAGCTCAGCAACGAGCCTTGCTCGACCTGGTCTATCTGCACCGCGACAATCCCGCCGTCCGGCCATTCTATGATTGGCAGGTCAGCGGCGGCGCCCTGTCCACAGCCATGCAAGAGAGCGATGCACCCGAGCTTGTGCAATTGACGGCAAGACACGAGGGCGAAGCCTCGGCCGGGCTGGCGGCCTACTGGTTCCGCCGTTTCCCATCCGGTGCGCGGCTGTGGCGGGACGTCCGTGGTCAGTTGGCCGGTTATCTCAGCTTCATACCGCTGCACGAGACCACCGAAGCCGATCTCGCCGCCGACCACGCCATCGCCGCCGCCTGGCAGTTTTTGCAGCAGCGCGCCCCCCTCCGCAGCGGCGAAAGCGTCCTCTATTTCCGTTTCTGGATGGCCGCTGAGTCCTATCAGGCGGTCTCGCCCATCCAGAGCCTGATCTTTATCAACATCGTCCGCCACTATCTCACCACCCCCTCGCTGGCCTACACCTTTTTCCCCTGCGCCGACCCGGAGTTCTGGGCGATGGTGTTGGGCTACGCCGACCTCCACCGTCTGACCGAGGTCGATTTCGAGGTCGGTGGACGGCGCTTTGGCGTCTATGGTCACGATTGGCGGGTGCGGCCACCGTTGGCCTGGCTGGCCCTGCTGGCCGAACGCGAGGTGGCGGCCCAACCCCAGGCCGACGCTCCGCCCGAACCGGCTCCTGCCCTCGTCGTCCTCAGCCGGCCCGGCTTCGAGGCAGCCGTGCAAGAGGCGTTGCGCTTCTTTGCCCGCCCCGACCGTCTGGCCGGCAACCCCCTGTTGCGGGCGCGGCTGGTCGTTGCTGATGGCGCTCTGGTCGGCGATGGCCCGCGCAGCGAGCGCCTGCGCCAGCGCATCCAGGCTGCGGCCGAGATGCTGAAAGCCACCTCGCGCGACGAAAAGCTGTACCGGGCGCTGGATCGCACCTATTTTCATCCCGCGCCCACCCAAGAGGCCGCCGCCGAAATCCTGGACCTGCCCTTCAGCACCTATCGCCGCCATCTCAAGGCGGGGATGACCGAGATCACCGAGATCCTGTGGCAGTGGGAGATTGGGGCGGGGTGA
- a CDS encoding nuclear transport factor 2 family protein: MTEQDKRNLALVRKMYEGDERERAAIANDIVWHVPGHNPVSGDYRGFEEYTQLMVSRMAPLDRWDFTLERAMVNGDYVMTVIRVQGERKGKVIDLRGGHLMRVTADGKVAEGWGFADDQEALDAFFAA, translated from the coding sequence ATGACCGAACAAGACAAACGCAACCTGGCCCTCGTGCGCAAGATGTACGAAGGCGATGAACGCGAGCGGGCCGCTATCGCCAACGACATCGTCTGGCATGTCCCCGGCCACAACCCCGTCTCCGGCGACTATCGTGGCTTCGAGGAATACACCCAACTGATGGTCTCGCGCATGGCGCCGCTCGACCGCTGGGATTTCACCCTCGAAAGAGCCATGGTCAACGGCGACTATGTGATGACGGTCATCCGGGTGCAGGGCGAGCGAAAGGGCAAAGTCATCGACCTGCGCGGTGGCCACCTCATGCGCGTGACCGCCGACGGCAAAGTGGCCGAAGGCTGGGGCTTTGCCGACGATCAGGAGGCGTTGGACGCGTTTTTTGCGGCTTGA
- the recA gene encoding recombinase RecA gives MAVEGREKALESTLATLTKRFGEGTIMRLGEASAMKVETIPSGSLALDQALGVGGMPRGRVIEIYGPEASGKTTLCLHTIAEAQKLGGFCAFVDVEHALDPSYAAKIGVDVNNLFVSQPDTGEQALEIAEALVRSGAMDVVVVDSVAALVPRAEIEGEMGDSHMGLQARLMSQALRKLAGAIKQTNTVMIFTNQLRQKIGVMFGNPETTTGGMALKFYASVRLDIRRVDSVKAGNEAVGNRVRVTVKKNKVAPPFRVAEFDVMFNEGISRTGEVLDMGVELNAIEKRGAFYTYEGTRLGQGRENAKDFLRANPQVLDAIENQIRALSGLPLRNAA, from the coding sequence ATGGCAGTCGAAGGTCGCGAGAAAGCCCTAGAATCGACTCTTGCCACCCTCACCAAACGTTTTGGTGAGGGTACGATCATGAGGCTTGGTGAAGCCTCGGCGATGAAGGTGGAGACGATTCCCAGCGGCTCGCTCGCCCTCGATCAGGCGTTGGGCGTGGGTGGGATGCCGCGCGGGCGCGTGATCGAGATCTATGGCCCCGAAGCCTCTGGCAAGACCACCCTCTGTCTCCACACCATCGCCGAAGCCCAGAAGCTGGGTGGCTTCTGCGCCTTCGTCGATGTCGAACACGCCCTCGACCCCTCCTACGCCGCCAAGATCGGCGTCGATGTCAACAACCTCTTCGTCTCCCAGCCCGACACCGGCGAACAAGCCCTCGAGATCGCCGAGGCCCTCGTCCGCTCTGGGGCCATGGATGTCGTCGTCGTCGATTCGGTGGCGGCCCTGGTGCCCCGGGCCGAGATCGAAGGCGAGATGGGCGACAGCCACATGGGCTTGCAGGCCCGGCTGATGAGCCAGGCCCTGCGCAAGCTGGCTGGCGCCATCAAGCAGACGAACACGGTCATGATCTTCACCAACCAGTTGCGGCAGAAGATCGGCGTCATGTTCGGCAACCCCGAAACCACCACCGGCGGCATGGCGCTCAAGTTCTATGCCTCGGTGCGGCTGGACATCCGCCGCGTGGACTCGGTGAAGGCCGGCAACGAGGCGGTGGGCAACCGGGTGCGGGTGACGGTGAAGAAAAACAAGGTGGCGCCGCCGTTTCGGGTGGCCGAGTTCGATGTCATGTTCAACGAGGGCATCTCGCGCACCGGCGAGGTGCTGGATATGGGCGTGGAATTGAACGCCATCGAAAAACGCGGCGCTTTCTACACCTATGAAGGCACGCGTTTGGGCCAGGGCCGAGAAAACGCCAAAGACTTCCTGCGCGCAAACCCCCAGGTTCTCGATGCTATCGAGAACCAGATTCGGGCGCTAAGCGGTCTGCCTCTGCGCAACGCCGCTTAG